caattgaaattaaattaactgTCTGGTTAAGGAGCTCATCTTTGGACAGATAATTGAATACAgaaattgtttttctttccaattcGGTTGAGTGTATATTTTTGAAGGTATAAATAGGAGGACCTGAAAGATTTGTAGTATTTTAGAGCTTGAATTTATTTGCTAGGGTTGCAAATTAAATTGACAATATGAGGATATGAATCATAAGATGTACCCGTGTTTGCCTTTTGTAAATGATAATTTCAGGAAATAATTTAAGACAATTAAAGTTTGAATTTGTGAATgctttgcttctttctttatttcagCTCAAACTATGTTTCATTTTAACATAATTggggcttgtagctcaagtagttaagagcatttacccTTGCACCCATAGTCCTGGGTTTTAAGTTTGATTCCCCTCTCCTCCAATATCACTTGGAtccaaaaaaaacttaaaaaacaCACTTAATAGAGCTCTACTGTTGTCTGTAATTAGTCAAAGGGCGCAAAAAGGAAGGTACAAAGTTCAAGTTGATGTTTTCACTCCTAAGTCCATGAATCACATGTAggaatgaaggaaaaagaaaaagttatggCTAGTGATGGAGATATATCCATCCATGGCCCCGCCTTTGTGGTGGGCTTCCTCCTATATTTTTGCTGGCTAGGCACCCTCCTTCTCCCCCTTTCCTTGTTaagtgctctctctctctctcgcaagAGAAACGGTGATTGATGTAGAAAGTTTAGTGGGGGTGGCTAGTAATGGATTACCCATCTCCTCTGATAGCAAAGGTATCTATCACCTATATGTCCTTGTGCCAAACCCATTATAAAACCATCCTGCCTATCTTACGATAGGCCAAGacacacacccaaaaaaacaaaaacaaaaaaagatgaaatgaaacaacaaGTGCCAAAAGATACTGAATATCCCAACAATCATCATAGATTTTGTGGTTGTGCGGTTGCTTGCTATGGCTTCTCATACTTGTCAAGCCCTACCTTTTTCAAGTCTCTATTATTTTGACCCATAAGCCAAAGTCATAGCAAGCAAGCAACTCAAAAATCTCAATATCCCTTTCAACATATCCACAACCCCAAATGGATAGAAACAAACAAGCAGAAGAGTTAATAGCGTGTTACGTGTATCCTTGACCATTGACCACCCAGAATGGAGACtgaactaaaaaaattatatattaaccCAAAAACCACCAGAAAGATTTTTCATTCAAAGTGCTTCACAGCTTTGTATGAATGTTAATACGTTACCTAGTGTTGTGTTGTGgatggagagggagagaggagagagagagatgtagAGAAGTGTGTGACGGCAGGTTTGTGTCATAATTATGTTGTGGATGGATAGTGGTGGGTGGTCCAAAGTCTAGAAATGCCTCCCCTCCCCTGCCTTCAACATGAACCATCATTATCGACAGCTCCGGTTTCACTTTATTTTCTCGGCCCAAAAAGATGGTGTGATTAACTGGATTTGATCTTATGAGCTTCAACAAGTATCCATCTCTCAAAAGAAAGAGGTTATGGAGggaaacttgtttggtatgaAAACTATAAGAATTGGAAATGATTTCATGCACCTACACCAATCAGTCAAGTTTCAACAGAAACAATCGAGAATGCTGGCtacctttaatttttttatatttttaattcacATTCTCATTCTGCAATGTTGTATTACGTTAAAAAAAAcgttcacttttttttttaatttctgcaaaaaaataaaacttactgAAAATCATTTAGTTATTTGATTAATAATATGGTAATTTagtgtataattttttttctaaatacaAACGATTGAGGGAGGAGAGTGTTTAGTTAAAATCAAACCTAAAAGATTAGACAGTTTCGATTATTAAACCAAATTTCATGATGAAAATTAGATGATAGAACGTAGAGGGCAATGTACAAAGATAAAGGTATCTAGTATTCCTCATCAAGTAAATACGTAGAAAAATAATCCTCTATGTAAGGGAAATAAACTTTACATCTGTCTTGTAGATGTTGTTAATAGTGCATGTGTGCTTAACTGACTATACGTCTAGACCAAAGATCAAAATAAGATAACCTATTTTATACCAATTTGGGTCTTCCCCAATTGTCAAAGTCAACACAATcaaattgttttaaattaattaaaaacatatgCAAATGGAATGGGATGATGGGCACCCAAAATCTAGTTTAACTTGAGTAATTTGACGAGGTCAGCTGACCAAATTGCTAACTCTGCTTGCCATGACCCTCAAAGTTGGGGGGCTTGTAGCTTTGTATACACTCCCCTcatttttcctatttttgtgttttctcggatttattttgtcttttttttttcccaccaTAATTCTTTAAATTTTAACATTGGAGACATTGACCCCACACGCTTACTATTCAATGCCTCGTGCACCCACGTCTTGGCACCAAGCTCACATGCACTTCGTTCAACTCACTAACACCATCTTAGTGAGTCGCACTCTATCACCGCATTTTTTCAGTATATTCTCCACACAATTCTTCAACCTCCaccgttggattggattgattCGACAAAGAGAGATACTAGACCCACATTGAATTACAAGATTATGACTTGTCAAGGGCGAAAAATTACTTCTTAAGGTAATAACAACTCGTGACATATTGGTGTTTCGTATTCAGTTAAATTATAAGATGTGATGAATTTAATTACGGATAATGATTTCTTCTTAGTACGTCTCTTGAGATCGAAGTCATGCCCTATATAGCTAATCATATGTTCTGTTGCATGTCGAAGCTTCTTGGAAAGTTGAGTATTAACGATTGTACAGATATGTTATAATTTGAGTGATTTGTAACGCTATATTGACAGCTTATGTGATGATATTGTGCTCTCACGTGATTTATTTAGAGAAGATTATTGCTAGCTGGCATGCCACGTCAGCTTTCGTGCGCCGTAGATCCACAGTTGCAATGTTGTCTCAGTGTGAATCCCCTCCCGTAGCCGTCGGATCGTCTTACTTTGCCCTTGGTCGTCGAGCCGTTAGATCAGCGCTTGAACTTTGACTCTTTGATGGCGGCATTATTGGGCACACCGTACTCGCTCGAAGGAGATAGAAATACAAACTCGCTGTGGACTGGCGAGACGTGGAGGGTATAAGTTGAGAGCACCGCTACCTGGAACCCATGTGCCGGTCACGAGCGTTAAGGAGTGGGGAGGTGCTCCTTTGATGAAGAAAGTGGGGACAGGGAGAGTACAGAAGAAACAAAGGcgtcaaaacccaaaaagaaggGAACAGATGCTGCTTCTGCTGCTGCTCCTTTTGATATAGAAATGGAATTCTACAACCCCAATGCACAAGCACAACAAACACATTTCCttattgaattaaaatcaaataattggGTAAAACACCTTTAAAAGTGGGGGAATGAATTGATTATGAAAAGTTTAAACCTACTATTTTACTTAATTAAATCATGCAATCCTTTTATGTTTGGGTAGATGTGTTCCCGACTTTATTCAGAATGTTGTGTTAATTGATTATATGAGTCAGGTTTCATGACTCCTAGTTGTATTTCTcgattttcaataaattagTTCTCTTACTTTCAAGACTTCACTATCATACGTTCTCTAAAAATGAATCATTGTTTAAGTagttctcaaaaaaatttatgtcaaCATTGACCTTGAAAAATCAATTGTGGTTTGGAGGgatttgaaataaatttgaatGCCAATCATTCAAATGATTCAAGGGTTGGTCACACCATAGATTTTTACGGTCAATAGTAACCTAGTGATAAAAACTTTTCAAATTAGATTGTTGAACAATTTAAAGTCTTTTGGGATCCTTTATgagtcaatattgatatttagGATTGGCCATGATCATATTATATTTAAGGGGGGGTGTTCATTGATTTATATTCGAATTGCTACTAGGATCCAATCTAATTTCAATTGAATTAAATGGTGTTTGATGACTGATTTGTtgtcaaaacagaaaattattcaaacaaaacaaagttgTCATGAAATCAAACCACaaattttggtaaaattagaTGCCATGCAGCAATGAATTGGAGACCTAATTGAATGCCAAAGCAGCATCAAAGCATTGGTTTCTTAAATTAGAAGGGTCTTAATAAAATGCCACAATCATGGGAATTGATCAAACTAAATCAGAGCTTGATTGAACTGATTGATTCAGAATTAATCTAATTAGATGTTAAAACATCCCTAATAAAAACACTAATCTGTCATTTTCCCAAGATTACGGATAGGCACGTAAGCAGGAGGAGGGCGCAAATTAGGCTTTTGTAATTCTTTACCTACCCACTAAAAAATCTTTGCAATACCACCAAGCAAGCATTTTTGACAGGAGCGCCCAAATTAACTGGCTTCCacttttccattattttttatttaattttattataaaaaagttgaattaaaaaataatttatttattatctatTTCTCCTTTTGTCGGTATAACTCACGAGCTCCACTCGCTATACACCGTGTGGAACTTTTCCTTAATCAAAACCCGCTTTGACATTTGAGCAAGTCAACCCCAAAACCGAAAACCAGTTTCCccatttgaatttcttttttcatttccttctctctctctctctctctctctgcaaaagcaaaacaatgCATAGAGATGCCTTCTTCCTCTCGCCCTTTCTCTCACTAGGAAAACCACTTGTTTTCAGGCACCCTTTAGACTTTTGTGCACAAAATCCCActgtccctctctctctctctatatatacatTGTTTATATAATTCCTCTCCTACTCATCACACCCTTATcatctctctcccctctctctcttaccAATAAAAAGTCAGCGCCTTCTTTTGTCTGcctcttcctttctttgtCCTCAAACAGTGATAGCTAGCAGACACAAGGTACAGATTCAGAAAccttgtctctctctctctaaatggAAGACGATTGGGATCTTCAGGCGGTGGTCAGAGGCTGCTCCACCGGCACAACCACCAGCAACAGAAGCACAGCCAccagcaacagcaacaacagCACATGCTTCAAAATCTCGAACTTCCATTCAAGCcctgctttttcttcttcatttggAACCGCTACTCTGCAGCCTGGCCTACAGCAACAACAATTCCAAGtgcttttctctcttccaGATCCCATTAAACCCAGAAATGCCATAGAGGACTTGCATGAGCTTTACAAGCCCTTCTTCCCCAAATCTCAGCCTCCCCTCTCCTCACAAATCACACCACCACCCAATCTCTCTCCTTTGACTTCTCTCACTCCTCTGACTGCACCCAAAGATCAAACACATCCCATTCAACAACATCAACACCAAAACCACTaccagcagcaacaacaacaacaacagtcCAAGCCATCATCTCATTCTGtttcctccaccaccaccccaCGATCCAAAAAAAGGTAcaatttttctctttgattttctttgtaacttcaaaaaaactcaattttgGGAGATACCCTTCTCGTAAATTGCGCTATTTAATCCATAATTTAAGTTATTTATACGTCTCTTTCCCATTTCAGAAAGAACCAGCTTAAGAAAGTGTGCCAAGTACCAGCTGAGAGCCTCTCTGCAGACATATGGGCATGGCGTAAATATGGCCAAAAACCCATCAAGGGCTCCCCATATCCAAGGTGGGTgggtttcatttcatttcatttctcccaaaacttaaataaaaatggcaaattttttatttatataaaattgcTTTTACCCATTTTATTTGTCCATGAAGGAAAATGGCTaattttatgttgtttcaaCCAAAACAGGGGATATTACAGATGCAGCAGCTCAAAGGGTTGTATGGCCCGAAAACAAGTGGAGCGGAACAGATCCGACCCGAATATGTTCATAGTTACCTACACAGCCGAGCACAACCACCCGGCCCCAACTCACCGCAACTCGCTCGCCGGCTCCACCCGCCAGAAGCCCTTCTCGCCGCAAACCGGCACGGGCAGTGACTCTACCAAACCCACTTCTCCGGCAACCTCGGCGTCCGTCGACGAAGACCCTGTTGTACCTCAGAGTACAACCATGGAAAgcttcaaagaagaaaagggcaGTCCTATGgtcgacgacgacgacgacgagcTCTTTGGGATGTGTGATTCGGTCGTGAGCGACGATTTCTTTGTGGGTTTGGAGGGTCTCGCCGGAGATTACTTTTCCGATCATTCTCCGACGAGCTTTGGCGTCCCCTGGGTTTCTAGTAATGCTGCGACCGCCGCTGGCAGTATCTGATTCGTCGATAAAAGTCATCTCTTTTGTCAAcacttctctttttttcttttgggggtatttttgactttttgtttagagagagagagagggagaaagaaaGGGTTAGGGGTGTAACTATGGGTGGAAtcttaattatgaaattagtAGGGGGGAAAGAGGCTTGTAGTTTTAGATTAGTGAATtaggtttcttttttatttgttgatttatttttggtttgagCAAAGTTAGTGGTAGTGATTATCTACTACTAGTATATTACAATGAATATTggtgattttaattttttgatcatttttgtGATTAGCAAAATTTGTGTTGGTTTACCATTCCTACAATGTTGGTTTGTGCCCATTCTaaatctattttctttttactaaATGCAAAAATGGATTATTGATGTATGCCATGGCTTGCTTGGTCCAAAAGCCAAATTGGTACCCAAGTCCAAGAGCCAGTTTGGcaccaactctctctctctctctctctctctctctctctctgtgtgttttTTGTGCCTGGTTTTAATGCCTTATTTAGTCCAATTAatgagaaaacaaataatCTTATTTGAGCATGTATAAATGAACTATCAACATCATTCACACCTTGAGCCAAAACAAAACCTCAATAGCTGTTACTTGTCCATGGCAACTTAGGGTCACAAGAGATCAAGGTTGGCCTTGAGGACCCTAAGTCATTAATATGCATAAATAACTTAaaccatattttaaaaaataaaaaatttcctgTGATATTTGCCAACAGAGTCTAGCCCAGTGGAAAAATAGCTTGAGTTGCAGACCATAGGTTTCACCTTTGAATCCCCACCATATCAtagttttgtgtgtgtgtgtgagaaatcctCCTCTCATGTAATATAGTGTAATATAGATATTGCTTATACTCAAAAGAATTCCTCTGATATTTAAACTCAAAATCTTCTTTAACAAAGTGAAAACTAAATGTCAATAAATCAAATGATGACCcagaattttataatattaaagaTTTCAACATAAACATATCGAGTTGCTATTGATTATTACTTGAAATGAATCCCGTACcacacttcttcttcttccttttttattttttatttttataataataaatatttttggtaACATGTGGGAAACATTTTTGTGAGGCTTATCATCTTCTCCACCAAAGATCACAAAATTTCATCTCCACCGAAGATCACAAAATTGAGAAATTTGGGTGCCATTCCCATTCGAAACTCAACTCAtttattaaaagaagaaaagggtcAAAAGTATTGATTGAGGTCGAAATAAACAAGTTCAATGTTATTGACGTTAAAGTTTGTCAGCGTAATGATTGTCGGTGGTTGAGATAGCCTCGACGGTTAACGACGATATTCCGCATGAAAactttttctatattttaaCATATTAAAAAGACGAAAAAGGGTTTATGAataaaaatagttttatttcattttctttcacaTGCTTGTAGAATTATgagattctttttttttctttattggcATAAAAAGTGATGGGTTCTCAATATGATGAGTAGGGTTCAATTTACCACCCCTGACAGAGTTGAATGATTTTGATTGGCTTAACGACGAGCTCCAATTTTAAAGTAGAATTTTGCAATGAGGCAAAAATGttgttgcaacttgcaacTTGCAAGCTTACAACACCTCTCTCTGAAAATGGTTTTCTTTAGTCAATTGGGTTTCGAGGTAAAGAGGGAGTCTAAGAGATTTGTATTGTAATCAGTGTTCAAATCAAACCATCAAACATGAACTTGGATTCACCCAACCAAATCACTTGTTCATCAAGTGTCAACGCTGCCTTTTCAATAATTACCCATGttacacaaaaaaaaatgtcataaTTTGCAGAGAAGGAATCTCTGCCTGCCTCCTTTGCCATGCTGCTACAGTtcataaaaaaggcaaaacaTTTGTTAGGACATGATTATGTGAGACTTGAGAAAATAGAGGTTacaaaaaatcaagaaatttCTTAAGATTGCTAGCAATGAAAACAACCAAAAGTGCATTCATACAAGAAAATGGTGTCACCAGACTTATTCACTGCAATGTTATTTTCATAGAAAAGCCAGAAAATGTAGCTTTCAATTCAAGTATAACTTAGAAGACTGTTGCCTGATTCTCTCTACAAACACATCCTTGTTTGCCTGATCTCAACGTGGAAGAGGGGAATCCACCCAAGGACATGAAAAATGCCGCAGCAACAGAGACTCAGATAAGCAGTCTTTGAACTGAGGGGTGTCCAATATCGAACTGAAAAATACAACTACATGGCTAGAAGTTGGAACCCATTACGCTTTCTCCTAAGCATAGCCGACTCTGAAATCGACAATCTATAACCAATACTGACATTCTTCTGTCCGTGCAGTTACTCTATGCAGTAGAAGCAGCAACCTCATATCCTTGAACAAACCTTCTCAACTTTTCCGTTTCACCAACTGCGGAAAGCCATTCCGTGAGAATCTCCATGGTTATGTAATCAGGATTACAGGCATGTTCAATCATTTGATCCATAAATTCAAATGCTTTCTCCAATAAATTATTCTCCTTAAGACCTTTGAACAAGGCATTGAATGTCGCGGTATTAGGTCTCACCCCCTTATCTTTCATACTATCTATCAAAGAAATAGCAAGTTCCACTTCATTCTTCTTGCACAAAGtatcaattaaaatattgtaAATTACAGTGTTGGGAGGAACCTTCGATTTAGAACCCATCTCTCTGAAGATTTTCATGGCTTTGTCAGTATTGCCATTCAAGCAATATGCATGAATCAATGCTCCAAAAGTGACAGCAGTAGGAACAAGACCCTCATCTATCATCTTGCTCAATATTCTATGACCGGTTGTAAGTTCCCCAGCTTTGCAGAAATAGGAAATCAAGGTGTTGTATGTTACGCTATCAGGCTTTACTCCAGCTGCCTCCATTTCCTGAACCATCTCATGGACCT
The Prunus dulcis chromosome 2, ALMONDv2, whole genome shotgun sequence DNA segment above includes these coding regions:
- the LOC117618934 gene encoding WRKY transcription factor 22, which encodes MEDDWDLQAVVRGCSTGTTTSNRSTATSNSNNSTCFKISNFHSSPAFSSSFGTATLQPGLQQQQFQVLFSLPDPIKPRNAIEDLHELYKPFFPKSQPPLSSQITPPPNLSPLTSLTPLTAPKDQTHPIQQHQHQNHYQQQQQQQQSKPSSHSVSSTTTPRSKKRKNQLKKVCQVPAESLSADIWAWRKYGQKPIKGSPYPRGYYRCSSSKGCMARKQVERNRSDPNMFIVTYTAEHNHPAPTHRNSLAGSTRQKPFSPQTGTGSDSTKPTSPATSASVDEDPVVPQSTTMESFKEEKGSPMVDDDDDELFGMCDSVVSDDFFVGLEGLAGDYFSDHSPTSFGVPWVSSNAATAAGSI